The following are encoded together in the Oncorhynchus nerka isolate Pitt River linkage group LG23, Oner_Uvic_2.0, whole genome shotgun sequence genome:
- the LOC115106785 gene encoding eukaryotic translation initiation factor 2A-like isoform X1, translating to MAPPTPLLAVRGSDGTVLLRGPPNCEKNADFQRDPLQSRYVAFSKDGTLFAWCNGEKVTVVKVADGSQVRSFDLPKTAMLAFSPLNTVLATWQVYSKTQENPQGDANLQLWDLQTGTCLKALYHKKVQGWCPSWSDDEKIAVRSVNNELHFFENNDFSTIANKLHLQKVSEFVLSPGSQPSKVAVYVPGSKGAPSFVRLYQYPNFGGPTCALANKSFFKADRVTMLWNKKATAVLVQASIEVDKTGASYYGEQTLHYLATNGETSAVQLQKNGPIYDVAWSPSSTEFCVVYGFMPAKATVYNLKCDPVFDFGTGPRNAVYYSPQGHILVLAGFGNLRGQMEVWDVKKWKQVSKPQAPDSTHFAWCPDGEHVITSTCAPRLRVSNGYKIWHYTGTVLYKQDTPTGKELWETVWQPFPDGTFPERPVKYQAAPSELGSTESKPAQAYRPPALRNKPVTASSKLHEEEPPQNMRPGATGDKQMSKTALKNQKKREAKKAAKQEINPDALEPQSDPSPASSAQTELSCGDPETDKKIKNVKKKLKAIDELKALQATGKPIQKNQLEKMEKEAQLMKELEDLQLVV from the exons ATGgcgccccccacacctctcttaGCAG TCCGGGGATCTGACGGCACAGTGCTGCTCCGTGGACCACCAAACTGCGAGAAGAATGCAGATTTTCAAAG GGACCCTCTGCAAAGTAGATATGTTGCTTTCAGCAAGGATGGGACATTGTTTGCATGGTGCAATGGAGAGAA GGTCACTGTTGTGAAGGTTGCAGATGGCTCACAAGTCAGGTCATTTGACCTTCCAAAGACTGCAATGTTGGCGTTCTCTCCGCTGAACACTGTACTGGCTACATGGCAGGTGTATAGCA AGACACAAGAAAACCCACAGGGAGATGCCAACTTGCAGCTGTGGGATTTGCAAACTGGGACCTGCCTCAAGGCTCTCTACCATAAGAAGGTACAAGGATG GTGTCCAAGCTGGTCAGATGACGAGAAGATTGCTGTCAGGAGTGTTAACAATGAACTTCATTTTTTTGAGAACAACGATTTTA GCACCATTGCCAATAAGCTTCACTTGCAGAAGGTGTCCGAGTTTGTGTTGTCCCCAGGAAGTCAGCCTAGTAAG GTGGCTGTTTATGTCCCTGGGAGCAAAGGTGCCCCCTCGTTTGTCCGGCTATACCAGTACCCCAACTTTGGTGGCCCGACCTGTGCTCTGGCCAACAAGAGTTTCTTTAAGGCTGACAGGGTGACCATGCTGTGGAACAAAAAAG CCACTGCGGTTCTGGTGCAGGCCAGCatagaggtggataaaacagggGCCTCATACTACGGAGAACAGACTTTACACTACTTGGCCACCAATGGGGAGACTTCTGCGGTGCAGCTAC AGAAGAACGGGCCCATCTATGATGTGGCATGGAGCCCAAGCTCCACAGAGTTCTGCGTGGTCTATGGCTTCATGCCCGCCAAGGCTACTGTCTACAACCTCAAGTGCGACCCTGTCTTTGACTTCGGCACGGGCCCCCGCAATGCCGTCTACTACAGCCCCCAGGGCCACATCCTGGTCTTGGCCGGCTTCGGGAACCTACGGGGCCAGATGGAGGTGTGGGATGTCAAGAAGTGGAAGCAGGTGTCCAAGCCCCAGGCGCCGGACTCCACCCACTTCGCCTGGTGCCCAGACGGTGAACACGTCATCACGTCGACCTGCGCCCCCCGGCTACGTGTCAGCAACGGCTACAAGATCTGGCACTACACTGGCACGGTTCTGTACAAGCAGGACACACCGACGGGCAAAGAGCTCTGGGAGACTGTGTGGCAGCCCTTCCCAGACGGGACGTTCCCTGAGAGGCCGGTGAAGTACCAGGCAGCACCCAGCGAGCTGGGCAGCACAGAGTCCAAGCCAGCTCAGGCCTACCGCCCACCTGCCCTACGGAATAAACCGGTCACAGCCAGCTCTAAACTA CATGAAGAGGAGCCTCCACAGAACATGAGGCCTGGCGCCACCGGGGACAAGCAGATGTCCAAGACTGCTCTGAAGAACCAGAAAAAACGAGAGGCAAAGAAAGCAGCCAAACAG GAGATAAACCCAGATGCCCTTGAGCCCCAGTCAGATCCCTCTCCAGCCAGCAGCGCTCAGACTGAACTCTCCTGTGGCGACCCAGAGACTGACAAGAAGATCAAGAACGTAAAGAAG AAACTGAAAGCTATAGACGAGCTGAAAGCGCTGCAAGCAACTGGGAAACCCATTCAAAAGAACCAG CTTGAAAAGATGGAAAAGGAGGCTCAACTCATGAAAGAGCTTGAGGATCTTCAACTAGtagtataa
- the LOC115106225 gene encoding clarin-1-like isoform X1, which produces MPNRQKKIIFSVAGVLSFGCVLIVAAAMGSQFWVQGTMLCTTGAQLVNATGQELDKFVGRVNYGLFHGQTVKQCGLGGRPFRFSFFPNLVDVIPASLHVTVIFFCGVLILFSSVATGFFVYNAFGSPYETLHGALGLYLWNFVCCLCSCLVMILFASEVKLHRLSDHIANFNEGTFMYKTHTEQFDHSFWLIFLTFLVHSLNILLIRVAGIQFPFQEAKESNVNTGASDLMY; this is translated from the exons ATGCCAAATCGTCAAAAGAAAATTATATTCTCTGTCGCCGGTGTGTTGAGTTTCGGTTGCGTCCTCATTGTTGCGGCCGCGATGGGGTCGCAATTTTGGGTCCAGGGGACTATGCTGTGTACAACCGGGGCGCAGCTTGTAAATGCCACAGGACAAGAGCTTGATAAATTTGTCGGTAGGGTTAACTATGGTCTCTTTCACGGACAGACAGTGAAGCAATGTGGACTTGGTGGAAGACCCTTCAGATTTTCAT TTTTTCCGAACTTGGTGGACGTCATCCCAGCCAGTCTTCATGTCACTGTGATCTTCTTCTGCGGAgttctcatcctcttctcctctgtggCCACAGGCTTCTTTGTGTACAACGCCTTTGGTAGTCCCTACGAGACTCTGCACGGAGCCCTGGGACTCTACCTCTGGAACTTCGTCTGCT GCCTCTGCAGCTGCCTGGTGATGATTCTGTTTGCCTCCGAGGTGAAGCTCCACCGGCTGTCTGACCACATCGCCAACTTCAACGAGGGCACGTTTATGTACAAGACGCACACAGAACAATTCGACCACTCCTTCTGGCTCATCTTCCTCACCTTCCTCGTCCATAGCCTTAACATCCTACTGATCCGTGTGGCCGGGATCCAGTTCCCCTTCCAGGAGGCCAAAGAGTCGAATGTCAACACTGGGGCATCAGATCTCATGTACTGA
- the LOC115106787 gene encoding stress-associated endoplasmic reticulum protein 1-like — translation MVAKQRIRMANEKHSKNITLRGNVAKSTRNPGDDKVAVGPWLLALFIFVVCGSAIFQIIQSIRMGM, via the exons ATGGTGGCAAAACAGAGAATACGCATGGCCAACGAGAAACACAGCAAAAACATCACGCTGAGAGGCAATGTGGCCAAATCCACG AGAAATCCAGGTGATGACAAGGTGGCAGTGGGACCATGGCTTTTGGCCTTATTCATCTTTGTCGTCTGCGGATCAG CAATCTTCCAGATCATTCAGAGCATTCGAATGGGAATGTAA
- the LOC115106225 gene encoding clarin-1-like isoform X2 encodes MPNRQKKIIFSVAGVLSFGCVLIVAAAMGSQFWVQGTMLCTTGAQLVNATGQELDKFVGRVNYGLFHGQTVKQCGLGGRPFRFSCFFVYNAFGSPYETLHGALGLYLWNFVCCLCSCLVMILFASEVKLHRLSDHIANFNEGTFMYKTHTEQFDHSFWLIFLTFLVHSLNILLIRVAGIQFPFQEAKESNVNTGASDLMY; translated from the exons ATGCCAAATCGTCAAAAGAAAATTATATTCTCTGTCGCCGGTGTGTTGAGTTTCGGTTGCGTCCTCATTGTTGCGGCCGCGATGGGGTCGCAATTTTGGGTCCAGGGGACTATGCTGTGTACAACCGGGGCGCAGCTTGTAAATGCCACAGGACAAGAGCTTGATAAATTTGTCGGTAGGGTTAACTATGGTCTCTTTCACGGACAGACAGTGAAGCAATGTGGACTTGGTGGAAGACCCTTCAGATTTTCAT GCTTCTTTGTGTACAACGCCTTTGGTAGTCCCTACGAGACTCTGCACGGAGCCCTGGGACTCTACCTCTGGAACTTCGTCTGCT GCCTCTGCAGCTGCCTGGTGATGATTCTGTTTGCCTCCGAGGTGAAGCTCCACCGGCTGTCTGACCACATCGCCAACTTCAACGAGGGCACGTTTATGTACAAGACGCACACAGAACAATTCGACCACTCCTTCTGGCTCATCTTCCTCACCTTCCTCGTCCATAGCCTTAACATCCTACTGATCCGTGTGGCCGGGATCCAGTTCCCCTTCCAGGAGGCCAAAGAGTCGAATGTCAACACTGGGGCATCAGATCTCATGTACTGA
- the LOC115106785 gene encoding eukaryotic translation initiation factor 2A-like isoform X2, whose protein sequence is MCPSWSDDEKIAVRSVNNELHFFENNDFSTIANKLHLQKVSEFVLSPGSQPSKVAVYVPGSKGAPSFVRLYQYPNFGGPTCALANKSFFKADRVTMLWNKKATAVLVQASIEVDKTGASYYGEQTLHYLATNGETSAVQLQKNGPIYDVAWSPSSTEFCVVYGFMPAKATVYNLKCDPVFDFGTGPRNAVYYSPQGHILVLAGFGNLRGQMEVWDVKKWKQVSKPQAPDSTHFAWCPDGEHVITSTCAPRLRVSNGYKIWHYTGTVLYKQDTPTGKELWETVWQPFPDGTFPERPVKYQAAPSELGSTESKPAQAYRPPALRNKPVTASSKLHEEEPPQNMRPGATGDKQMSKTALKNQKKREAKKAAKQEINPDALEPQSDPSPASSAQTELSCGDPETDKKIKNVKKKLKAIDELKALQATGKPIQKNQLEKMEKEAQLMKELEDLQLVV, encoded by the exons AT GTGTCCAAGCTGGTCAGATGACGAGAAGATTGCTGTCAGGAGTGTTAACAATGAACTTCATTTTTTTGAGAACAACGATTTTA GCACCATTGCCAATAAGCTTCACTTGCAGAAGGTGTCCGAGTTTGTGTTGTCCCCAGGAAGTCAGCCTAGTAAG GTGGCTGTTTATGTCCCTGGGAGCAAAGGTGCCCCCTCGTTTGTCCGGCTATACCAGTACCCCAACTTTGGTGGCCCGACCTGTGCTCTGGCCAACAAGAGTTTCTTTAAGGCTGACAGGGTGACCATGCTGTGGAACAAAAAAG CCACTGCGGTTCTGGTGCAGGCCAGCatagaggtggataaaacagggGCCTCATACTACGGAGAACAGACTTTACACTACTTGGCCACCAATGGGGAGACTTCTGCGGTGCAGCTAC AGAAGAACGGGCCCATCTATGATGTGGCATGGAGCCCAAGCTCCACAGAGTTCTGCGTGGTCTATGGCTTCATGCCCGCCAAGGCTACTGTCTACAACCTCAAGTGCGACCCTGTCTTTGACTTCGGCACGGGCCCCCGCAATGCCGTCTACTACAGCCCCCAGGGCCACATCCTGGTCTTGGCCGGCTTCGGGAACCTACGGGGCCAGATGGAGGTGTGGGATGTCAAGAAGTGGAAGCAGGTGTCCAAGCCCCAGGCGCCGGACTCCACCCACTTCGCCTGGTGCCCAGACGGTGAACACGTCATCACGTCGACCTGCGCCCCCCGGCTACGTGTCAGCAACGGCTACAAGATCTGGCACTACACTGGCACGGTTCTGTACAAGCAGGACACACCGACGGGCAAAGAGCTCTGGGAGACTGTGTGGCAGCCCTTCCCAGACGGGACGTTCCCTGAGAGGCCGGTGAAGTACCAGGCAGCACCCAGCGAGCTGGGCAGCACAGAGTCCAAGCCAGCTCAGGCCTACCGCCCACCTGCCCTACGGAATAAACCGGTCACAGCCAGCTCTAAACTA CATGAAGAGGAGCCTCCACAGAACATGAGGCCTGGCGCCACCGGGGACAAGCAGATGTCCAAGACTGCTCTGAAGAACCAGAAAAAACGAGAGGCAAAGAAAGCAGCCAAACAG GAGATAAACCCAGATGCCCTTGAGCCCCAGTCAGATCCCTCTCCAGCCAGCAGCGCTCAGACTGAACTCTCCTGTGGCGACCCAGAGACTGACAAGAAGATCAAGAACGTAAAGAAG AAACTGAAAGCTATAGACGAGCTGAAAGCGCTGCAAGCAACTGGGAAACCCATTCAAAAGAACCAG CTTGAAAAGATGGAAAAGGAGGCTCAACTCATGAAAGAGCTTGAGGATCTTCAACTAGtagtataa